A DNA window from Luteolibacter luteus contains the following coding sequences:
- a CDS encoding FG-GAP-like repeat-containing protein, with the protein MKSLFTHPVRNLAALAGATALAGPVLGAPLRYTVSAAEGNGLLGSSLVALSDLDADGIPDFAAGDPGYDSGALADSGQVLVISGGDGSILFELTGTPAAGQAFGKSLAALDANGDGTLDIAVGANGGAGAVWIYSGADGSVLQTITAASPGAGSSFGAALANAGDQNGDGTADLFVGAPGAAALTGSVLVVSGADGSLIRSLTPLVAGGEFGASLASVADLNADGLLDVAVGSPGQLAGNGSVQLIRSSDGTEAAVFAGTVAGARLGTTIGAVDDRNADGVADLVVGSGSGGSAFVLSGSGLLSLSDLTLATATAAQPVVSGGAIDIDFNGTTELLVGFPGASPLAQVMVVPAPVAPEPAIYEATVAGSGLGTAVTVIPGLGFAVGEPLLNGGAVHVFTVAVDTDGDGVPDIDDHCPNSILDPTVIFGDVDTGVENRVDEDGCSIADLFAALEPESGWKNHGQFVSSAVKLVKRLLRDGTINADEAKALKTGAAHSNIGKPTKPGKPEKPEKPQKPEKPEKPQKPEKPQKPEKPEKPGKPQKPSKPEKPGKPNKG; encoded by the coding sequence ATGAAGTCGCTGTTCACCCATCCCGTAAGGAACCTCGCCGCTCTGGCGGGCGCCACCGCGCTCGCCGGACCCGTGCTGGGGGCTCCGCTCCGCTACACCGTTTCCGCTGCAGAAGGCAACGGACTGCTCGGCTCCTCACTGGTCGCCTTGAGCGATCTGGATGCCGATGGCATTCCGGACTTCGCCGCGGGAGATCCCGGCTACGATTCCGGGGCTCTCGCCGACTCCGGCCAAGTCCTCGTCATTAGCGGAGGAGACGGTTCGATCCTTTTTGAGCTCACCGGCACGCCTGCCGCAGGCCAAGCCTTCGGCAAGTCCTTGGCAGCACTGGATGCCAACGGGGACGGTACGCTCGACATCGCGGTGGGTGCCAACGGTGGCGCCGGCGCTGTTTGGATTTACTCCGGCGCGGACGGATCCGTCCTCCAAACCATCACGGCTGCTTCGCCTGGGGCCGGTTCTTCCTTCGGTGCCGCCTTGGCTAATGCCGGAGATCAGAATGGCGATGGGACGGCGGATCTCTTCGTGGGCGCACCAGGAGCTGCCGCCCTGACCGGCAGTGTCCTGGTCGTCTCCGGAGCGGATGGCTCGCTGATCCGCTCACTCACACCGCTGGTAGCCGGCGGGGAATTCGGTGCCTCGCTGGCCAGCGTCGCAGACCTGAATGCCGACGGCCTCCTCGATGTGGCGGTGGGCTCCCCCGGCCAGCTCGCCGGAAATGGATCCGTGCAGTTGATCCGCAGCTCGGATGGAACGGAAGCCGCGGTCTTCGCCGGTACCGTGGCTGGTGCCCGTCTTGGCACGACGATCGGCGCGGTGGATGATCGCAACGCCGACGGCGTGGCAGACCTCGTCGTGGGTAGCGGCTCAGGCGGGTCGGCCTTCGTTCTTTCCGGTAGCGGCCTTCTTTCCCTCTCGGATCTCACCTTGGCCACCGCGACCGCCGCACAACCGGTGGTTTCCGGCGGTGCGATCGATATCGACTTCAATGGCACGACCGAACTGCTGGTCGGCTTCCCGGGAGCCAGCCCGCTGGCGCAGGTGATGGTGGTCCCGGCCCCCGTGGCCCCGGAACCTGCCATTTATGAGGCCACCGTCGCCGGAAGCGGCCTCGGAACTGCGGTCACCGTGATCCCGGGACTGGGATTCGCCGTCGGCGAGCCGCTGCTCAACGGGGGTGCGGTCCATGTCTTCACCGTGGCCGTCGATACCGATGGCGACGGGGTGCCGGACATCGATGACCACTGTCCGAACTCGATTCTCGATCCGACCGTGATCTTCGGCGACGTGGATACCGGTGTGGAAAACCGCGTGGACGAGGACGGCTGCTCGATCGCCGATCTCTTCGCCGCCCTCGAGCCGGAAAGCGGTTGGAAAAATCACGGACAGTTCGTGTCCAGCGCCGTGAAGCTGGTGAAAAGGCTGCTGCGCGACGGCACCATCAATGCCGACGAAGCCAAGGCCCTGAAGACCGGTGCCGCCCACTCGAACATCGGCAAGCCGACCAAACCCGGCAAACCGGAGAAGCCAGAGAAGCCTCAGAAACCCGAGAAGCCGGAAAAACCGCAAAAGCCTGAGAAACCTCAGAAGCCCGAAAAACCGGAAAAGCCCGGCAAGCCCCAGAAGCCAAGCAAACCGGAAAAACCCGGTAAGCCAAACAAGGGCTGA
- a CDS encoding DNA-3-methyladenine glycosylase family protein encodes MPPSPHAKATMHLGKSCPSMRALIARVGPCTMEIEASRTPFQSLVNAVAHQQLHGKAAQTILGRFRMLFPGGRFPGPKALASVTDEQLRGVGFSRAKTAALRDIAEKTLSGVVPGSKAITSLSDEEIIARLTQVRGVGKWTVEMLLIFTLGRPDVWPVDDFGVRTGWKLTYGLDAMPSPKELQSLGERFRPHRSIAAWYFWRATDTNRSPEAS; translated from the coding sequence ATGCCGCCCTCTCCCCATGCCAAGGCCACCATGCATCTCGGGAAATCCTGCCCTTCCATGAGGGCGCTGATCGCCCGTGTCGGTCCCTGCACGATGGAGATCGAGGCTTCCCGCACGCCCTTCCAGTCTCTCGTGAATGCGGTCGCGCACCAGCAGTTGCATGGCAAGGCAGCGCAGACCATTCTCGGTCGCTTCCGCATGCTTTTCCCCGGCGGACGTTTTCCCGGACCGAAGGCACTTGCCAGCGTGACCGACGAACAGTTGCGTGGCGTCGGCTTCTCACGGGCCAAGACGGCTGCTCTCCGGGACATCGCGGAGAAGACGCTCTCCGGGGTCGTTCCGGGATCGAAGGCGATCACGAGCTTGTCAGACGAAGAAATCATTGCCCGCCTGACCCAAGTGCGCGGCGTGGGAAAGTGGACGGTCGAGATGCTTCTCATCTTCACCTTGGGTCGTCCCGATGTCTGGCCGGTGGATGACTTCGGAGTCCGTACCGGTTGGAAACTCACTTACGGCTTGGATGCGATGCCATCGCCGAAGGAACTGCAGTCACTGGGTGAACGGTTCCGCCCGCATCGCTCGATCGCGGCGTGGTACTTCTGGCGTGCCACGGATACGAACCGTTCGCCGGAAGCGAGCTGA
- a CDS encoding LysR family transcriptional regulator, which produces MNPDAPPPIDLHGLHLLKLVAGRGSVTAAAKAVGLSQSALTRQIQIIEGRLGVRIFERSTRKLALTPAGEILLRETEALSGILDGALRRIREQFLGETKEIRIGISRSVTLAHLPGLLYAHLRRHPEVRTTVSHLGGSALMEAVAACQLDVAVLCPSASLPGLVEVIHRIPDDFAIVAPRAIEVPADTKDSRVWKKWVRAQSWIAPPSRTISRAIIDQWWSAQGLELGVAMETDSFDMAVHLAALGMGVACVPRRALSTFPRKRQLQRVPLPVPLRRELAVIAPKRSTTPLHVKQFIADILF; this is translated from the coding sequence ATGAATCCAGACGCCCCACCTCCGATTGACCTACATGGCCTTCATCTGCTGAAGCTGGTCGCGGGGCGGGGCAGTGTGACCGCGGCGGCAAAAGCCGTCGGGCTCTCTCAGAGCGCGCTTACCCGCCAGATCCAGATTATTGAGGGGCGGCTCGGTGTCCGGATCTTCGAGCGGAGTACCCGCAAGCTGGCGCTCACTCCCGCCGGGGAGATTCTGCTCCGCGAAACGGAAGCCCTCTCCGGTATCCTTGATGGGGCGCTGAGGAGAATCCGCGAACAGTTTCTCGGCGAGACCAAGGAGATTCGGATCGGGATCTCGCGGAGCGTGACCTTGGCGCACCTTCCTGGCTTACTGTACGCACATTTGAGGAGGCATCCTGAGGTCCGCACCACCGTGAGCCATCTCGGCGGCTCCGCGTTGATGGAGGCCGTGGCTGCTTGTCAGCTGGATGTCGCGGTGCTTTGTCCCTCGGCTTCCCTGCCTGGTCTCGTCGAGGTCATCCATCGGATTCCCGATGACTTTGCGATCGTGGCTCCTCGCGCCATTGAAGTCCCCGCGGACACCAAGGACAGCCGCGTTTGGAAGAAGTGGGTGAGAGCCCAGAGCTGGATCGCTCCGCCGAGCCGCACGATCTCGCGGGCGATCATCGATCAGTGGTGGAGCGCCCAAGGACTTGAGCTGGGAGTGGCGATGGAAACCGATAGTTTCGACATGGCGGTCCATCTTGCCGCCTTGGGCATGGGTGTCGCATGTGTTCCGCGCCGTGCCCTTAGCACTTTTCCGCGGAAGCGGCAGCTTCAGAGGGTTCCTCTTCCTGTCCCGCTTCGGCGCGAACTCGCGGTGATCGCGCCCAAGCGCAGCACCACGCCGCTTCACGTGAAGCAGTTCATTGCCGACATCCTGTTCTAA
- a CDS encoding RNA recognition motif domain-containing protein, producing the protein MIILVRNIDRSIPEEEVRKLLEAHGKVRTFDLVMDKETGQSKGFGFADMADLDQAAKAIKALDGFQLGTLKLRVKRAATSSLLKPDQPRPKVQAKKEFFARKKGRPGSGPAGSGKPFAAKKKPGQGRPGSRDAGR; encoded by the coding sequence ATGATCATCCTGGTCCGAAACATCGATCGCTCCATCCCCGAAGAAGAAGTTCGCAAGCTTCTGGAAGCTCACGGCAAGGTCCGGACCTTCGATCTGGTGATGGACAAGGAAACCGGTCAATCCAAGGGCTTCGGCTTTGCCGACATGGCGGATCTCGATCAGGCGGCGAAGGCGATCAAGGCACTTGATGGCTTCCAACTCGGCACCCTCAAGCTCCGGGTGAAACGCGCTGCAACCTCTTCGTTGCTGAAGCCTGACCAACCCCGGCCGAAAGTGCAGGCGAAGAAGGAGTTCTTCGCGCGGAAGAAAGGTCGGCCCGGCAGCGGCCCCGCAGGTTCGGGGAAGCCTTTCGCCGCCAAGAAAAAGCCCGGCCAAGGTCGGCCGGGCTCAAGGGACGCAGGGCGATGA
- a CDS encoding SAM-dependent methyltransferase, protein MPEIPAADSFLLRIPDVFAKHSPEILGKLGASPLKKLGSDYQMVRLENPATLQDSEWAAFVKWRLPIHHAWPCNPQKMEGFVEKAAQAILKKFGDSQAQALFTGPLQTSAAHPFYKHLATNLRGRTLQLFPAFPVKQVEDQDPDQPTLFCLVGKEGLFCGLATPRETNGFYPGGTKFISQNTESTISRAGAKIAEALHYIELYRPVPKDGAHWLELGASPGGMTSELLARGYRVTAVDKAAMDDRLKIKPGLAIVRNDVDAFRPSEQETFDALLSDMNGDARGSLRQVARLSAHLKKGSLVVFTLKGAGTESPEELIELCRAARAYAEASGLRVIACTHLTYNRHELTLFLSREK, encoded by the coding sequence GTGCCTGAGATCCCTGCCGCCGATTCCTTCCTGCTCCGCATCCCGGACGTGTTTGCAAAACACTCGCCAGAGATCCTCGGCAAGCTGGGAGCTAGCCCGCTGAAGAAGCTGGGTAGCGACTACCAAATGGTGCGGCTGGAAAATCCCGCGACGCTCCAAGATTCGGAGTGGGCGGCTTTTGTGAAGTGGCGGCTGCCGATCCACCACGCTTGGCCCTGCAATCCCCAGAAGATGGAGGGCTTCGTGGAAAAGGCGGCTCAGGCGATCCTGAAGAAGTTCGGGGACTCACAGGCGCAGGCCCTTTTCACAGGCCCGCTGCAGACTTCGGCGGCGCATCCCTTTTACAAGCACCTGGCCACCAATCTCCGTGGCCGGACTCTCCAGCTCTTTCCCGCCTTTCCCGTGAAGCAGGTGGAAGATCAGGATCCGGACCAGCCCACGCTTTTCTGCCTCGTCGGGAAAGAAGGGCTTTTCTGCGGGCTCGCCACTCCAAGAGAGACAAACGGCTTCTACCCGGGTGGCACCAAGTTCATCAGTCAGAACACCGAATCCACCATCAGCCGCGCCGGAGCAAAGATTGCCGAGGCCCTGCACTACATCGAGCTCTACCGGCCGGTGCCAAAGGACGGCGCTCACTGGCTGGAGCTGGGCGCCAGCCCTGGCGGGATGACCTCCGAACTGCTCGCGCGCGGCTACCGGGTGACCGCGGTGGACAAGGCGGCGATGGATGACCGCCTGAAGATCAAGCCCGGGCTGGCCATCGTGCGGAATGACGTGGACGCCTTCCGCCCTTCGGAACAGGAGACCTTTGACGCCCTGCTCAGTGACATGAACGGGGATGCCCGGGGCTCGCTGCGCCAGGTGGCCCGGCTCTCCGCCCACTTGAAGAAAGGCTCACTTGTGGTCTTCACCCTGAAGGGTGCCGGCACGGAATCGCCGGAGGAACTGATCGAGCTCTGCCGGGCAGCAAGAGCTTACGCGGAGGCCTCCGGGCTGCGGGTGATCGCGTGCACCCACCTGACCTACAACCGTCATGAACTGACACTTTTCCTTAGCCGGGAAAAGTGA
- a CDS encoding DUF5060 domain-containing protein, whose protein sequence is MPGLRAPRLQLTSWLVSAVASACFAATAGAQQQAVPVLSGELRMWHKLTLDFAGPWSSETADPNPFTAYRLDVTFIHSATGRRFSVPGYYAADGNAANTSADSGNVWRAHFAPDAAGVWTYIVSFRSGPNVAMEPDRMAGQSAGFCDGESGSFAIMPTDKTGRDMRAKGRLDYTGIHHLRFAGTGEYFMKAGTDSPENLLAYADFDGPFKDDDEKDELVKTWQPHVADWQEGDPSWQNGKGKGLIGAINYLASEGLNCFSFLTMNVEGDDRNVFPYLNYGERLRMDVSRLDQWEIVFEHSTNKGMFLHFKTQETENERMLDNGNTGNQRRLYYRELIARFSHHLAMQWNLGEEINDASLEQKASWARFFHDNDPYRHPIVIHNGANHFEMMGEASLLTGFSLQLNESNFGDTFLQTLRYVKRSADFNRPWVIGTDEPGDSRSGVRPDDDPGNSHRDARKDALWANVMAGGGGCEFYFGYERPEGDLTLQNFRSRDAFWDYLRHMLVFFAENPFPFEQMGNHNELVSGHGENANRCLARIGDTYLVQLRSGGLHTLDLTGVAGRFAVEWFNPRAGGPLTNGGSIEGGDIVSLGAPPDTPGEDWIVLVRNPEGGSATNRAPNADAGPDKSAFMGDHPVSLTLHGTASDDGLPGAFALSRAWSVVSGPAPVSFSSAQTAITIATFNAPGRYVLGFTVTDTEFTAYDEVKVYIEVPQTGLQSLLPANDSFLEDGTNENGEHLGVQAMNPRRIAYLQFDLTGLSALPSHAKLRLTEAGQPADMEITLRLYGATGDDWSEASLDGTNAPLKKDFLGSFKGRVPKGSPLEFDLGSYFTERRRHTLILESETLAGAVSFASKEHPLASARPVLFITLPPNTAPQFRGFSFTTSEDLPVTLSHREILAGATDAEGDPLLLLIEDGSTSAGGQIISAEGSFTYTPSIDYLGPDSFLLTVQDIRGASASAILHITVIADGLSGVVPFVEKRPDGTFVQFNGHAGFGYFLQRSGDLVNWTTLTPMMRTTEGRVEYMDRQAPGRRSFYRVSDR, encoded by the coding sequence GTGCCGGGGCTTCGTGCTCCGCGCCTGCAACTGACATCGTGGCTTGTCTCCGCGGTGGCATCCGCTTGCTTCGCCGCGACGGCTGGAGCCCAGCAACAAGCGGTCCCGGTTCTGAGCGGCGAGCTGAGGATGTGGCACAAGCTGACCTTGGATTTCGCCGGCCCTTGGAGCAGCGAGACAGCGGATCCAAATCCCTTCACTGCCTACCGGCTGGATGTGACCTTCATCCACTCCGCTACTGGACGAAGGTTTTCCGTGCCCGGATACTATGCGGCGGATGGAAACGCGGCGAATACGTCTGCGGATTCCGGGAATGTCTGGCGCGCTCATTTCGCGCCGGATGCCGCGGGGGTGTGGACCTATATCGTGTCCTTCCGGTCCGGTCCGAATGTCGCGATGGAGCCAGACCGGATGGCGGGTCAAAGCGCGGGCTTCTGCGATGGCGAAAGCGGCAGCTTCGCCATCATGCCCACGGACAAGACGGGTCGCGACATGCGGGCGAAGGGCCGTCTCGACTACACCGGCATCCATCACCTGCGATTCGCCGGCACCGGGGAATACTTCATGAAGGCAGGCACGGATTCTCCGGAGAACCTGCTTGCCTACGCGGACTTCGACGGACCCTTCAAGGATGACGACGAAAAGGATGAACTGGTGAAGACCTGGCAGCCACATGTGGCGGATTGGCAGGAAGGCGATCCCTCTTGGCAGAATGGAAAAGGAAAGGGCCTCATCGGGGCGATCAACTACCTCGCTTCGGAAGGGCTCAATTGCTTTTCCTTTCTCACCATGAACGTGGAGGGGGATGACAGGAACGTCTTCCCTTACCTCAACTATGGTGAACGCCTCCGCATGGATGTTTCCCGGCTCGACCAGTGGGAGATCGTCTTCGAGCACAGTACGAACAAGGGCATGTTCCTGCACTTCAAGACGCAGGAGACCGAGAACGAACGGATGCTGGACAACGGAAACACCGGCAACCAGCGGCGCCTTTATTATCGCGAGCTGATAGCCCGCTTCAGCCATCACCTCGCCATGCAGTGGAATCTTGGCGAGGAGATCAATGATGCATCGCTGGAACAAAAGGCATCTTGGGCGCGGTTCTTCCACGACAACGATCCCTATCGTCATCCGATCGTGATCCACAATGGTGCCAATCACTTCGAAATGATGGGCGAGGCTTCTCTCCTCACCGGCTTCTCGCTGCAACTGAATGAATCCAACTTCGGTGACACCTTCCTTCAGACGCTCCGCTACGTGAAGCGCTCTGCGGACTTCAATCGTCCTTGGGTCATCGGGACCGATGAACCGGGAGACTCACGCTCCGGCGTGCGCCCGGATGATGATCCCGGAAACAGCCATCGCGACGCGCGGAAGGATGCGTTGTGGGCGAACGTGATGGCAGGCGGGGGCGGTTGTGAATTCTACTTCGGCTATGAGCGGCCGGAGGGAGACCTCACCTTGCAGAACTTCCGTAGCCGGGATGCCTTCTGGGACTACCTGCGTCACATGCTGGTGTTCTTTGCGGAGAATCCTTTCCCCTTCGAACAGATGGGAAACCATAATGAGTTGGTAAGCGGCCATGGCGAGAATGCGAACCGCTGCCTAGCGAGAATCGGGGATACCTATCTCGTGCAGCTTCGTTCGGGTGGCCTCCATACGCTCGATCTTACCGGCGTCGCCGGACGCTTCGCGGTGGAGTGGTTCAATCCACGGGCCGGCGGTCCTCTGACGAATGGGGGTAGTATCGAGGGCGGTGACATCGTGAGCTTGGGCGCACCTCCGGATACACCCGGTGAAGATTGGATCGTGCTCGTACGGAATCCCGAGGGTGGAAGCGCTACCAACCGCGCGCCGAATGCAGACGCGGGGCCCGACAAATCCGCGTTCATGGGTGATCATCCGGTATCACTCACGCTGCATGGCACAGCCAGTGATGATGGCCTTCCGGGCGCCTTCGCGCTGAGCCGCGCATGGTCGGTGGTTTCAGGGCCGGCGCCGGTGAGCTTCTCCAGCGCGCAAACAGCCATCACCATCGCCACTTTCAACGCGCCGGGACGCTATGTGCTCGGCTTCACCGTCACCGATACGGAGTTCACCGCCTATGATGAAGTGAAGGTCTACATCGAAGTCCCGCAGACCGGACTCCAATCGTTGTTGCCGGCAAACGATTCTTTCCTGGAAGACGGCACGAATGAGAACGGCGAGCATCTGGGAGTCCAGGCAATGAACCCGAGGAGGATCGCCTATCTCCAGTTCGACCTCACGGGACTTAGCGCGCTGCCGAGCCATGCCAAACTGCGTCTGACGGAAGCCGGCCAGCCTGCGGATATGGAGATCACGCTCCGACTTTATGGCGCGACCGGGGATGACTGGTCCGAGGCCTCCCTGGATGGAACCAATGCCCCGTTAAAAAAAGATTTCCTCGGCAGCTTCAAGGGTAGGGTTCCGAAGGGCTCACCGCTCGAGTTTGATCTTGGCAGCTATTTCACGGAACGCAGGCGCCATACCCTGATCCTCGAATCCGAAACGCTTGCGGGAGCTGTGTCCTTCGCCTCCAAGGAGCATCCCTTGGCTAGCGCGCGTCCCGTACTTTTCATCACCCTGCCCCCGAACACCGCCCCACAATTTCGCGGCTTCTCCTTCACCACTTCGGAAGACCTCCCCGTGACGCTTTCGCATCGCGAGATTCTGGCTGGAGCCACCGATGCCGAGGGCGATCCGCTCCTTTTGTTGATCGAGGACGGCTCCACTTCCGCAGGCGGCCAGATCATCTCGGCTGAGGGGAGTTTTACCTACACGCCTTCGATCGATTATCTTGGGCCTGACTCCTTTCTCCTCACCGTGCAGGATATCCGTGGTGCCTCTGCATCCGCCATCCTTCATATTACCGTAATCGCCGACGGCCTTTCGGGTGTCGTTCCCTTTGTCGAGAAAAGACCCGACGGTACCTTTGTCCAATTTAACGGACATGCAGGGTTTGGTTATTTCCTTCAAAGATCCGGCGATCTTGTGAATTGGACAACCCTTACTCCCATGATGAGAACAACGGAGGGGCGGGTGGAGTATATGGATCGGCAAGCTCCCGGGAGGCGGTCTTTTTACCGTGTGTCGGACCGCTGA
- a CDS encoding ferredoxin, whose protein sequence is MADRTEKQRLNAPGRFYNDISCIDCDLCREIAPTFFRRDDEEGQSYVWNQPVSPPELELAREALDSCPTNSIGCDG, encoded by the coding sequence ATGGCCGACCGAACCGAAAAGCAGCGCCTCAACGCCCCCGGACGATTCTACAACGATATCAGCTGCATCGACTGTGATCTCTGCCGCGAAATCGCCCCGACATTTTTCCGTAGGGATGATGAGGAGGGCCAAAGCTACGTCTGGAATCAACCCGTCAGCCCGCCGGAACTGGAACTCGCCCGCGAGGCACTCGATAGCTGCCCGACCAACTCGATCGGCTGTGATGGATGA
- a CDS encoding SecDF P1 head subdomain-containing protein — MKTLATMFLLLPFLANAEYFELREVVDPAKAVKTVTMPRSGEELGLSKEMIVSQAHIETAKIVEEDPDHPGIEITLNEEGAKRLAEATKNLVPDHSRIVILIDGKPLTAPILRSVPLGKRFRISCKDREETEQITRELLKKK; from the coding sequence GTGAAGACCCTCGCCACCATGTTCCTGCTGCTTCCTTTCCTCGCGAATGCGGAATACTTCGAACTGCGGGAGGTCGTGGATCCCGCAAAGGCCGTGAAGACGGTGACGATGCCAAGGTCCGGTGAAGAGCTGGGCCTTTCGAAAGAGATGATTGTCTCCCAGGCTCACATCGAAACAGCCAAGATCGTGGAGGAAGATCCGGATCATCCGGGAATCGAAATCACCTTGAATGAAGAAGGTGCCAAACGGCTCGCCGAGGCGACGAAGAATCTCGTTCCGGACCATTCGAGGATCGTGATCCTCATCGATGGAAAACCCCTGACGGCTCCGATCCTAAGATCGGTCCCTTTGGGCAAGCGGTTCCGCATCTCCTGCAAGGATCGTGAGGAGACGGAACAGATCACCAGGGAACTCCTGAAGAAGAAGTAA